One region of Flavobacterium pisciphilum genomic DNA includes:
- a CDS encoding YegP family protein, producing the protein MGKFVITKRTNGEFQFNLKANNGQTILASEGYSAKAGCLNGIESVKTNSQDDSKFARETAKNGKPYFNLKATNGQIIGTSEMYESVAARDNGIESVKNNAPTATTDDQTV; encoded by the coding sequence ATGGGAAAATTTGTCATCACAAAAAGAACTAACGGAGAGTTTCAATTTAACCTAAAAGCCAACAACGGACAAACAATTCTTGCAAGCGAAGGATATTCAGCAAAAGCGGGTTGCTTAAACGGAATCGAATCAGTGAAAACCAACTCACAAGACGATTCAAAATTTGCTAGAGAAACTGCTAAAAATGGAAAACCTTATTTCAATCTAAAAGCTACTAATGGTCAAATCATTGGAACTAGCGAAATGTACGAAAGCGTTGCTGCAAGAGATAACGGAATCGAATCGGTAAAAAACAACGCGCCTACCGCAACTACAGATGACCAAACTGTTTAA
- a CDS encoding outer membrane beta-barrel protein: MKKLFLIALLCISANSFAQLLQFGPIVSSNITSISTNDYNSDSSGSSIGFGGFARVNLLMLYGQAEFGYAQSKFTISETGIVDTDYKLSGTEATLIVGYKLVPLGKLGNIRIFGGYNWKNYSNIDRSNNLNNIDIVRNNNSFLGGVGVDLWKFTLDYRYLGGITDIDASNLKAKTAVSNISLGFKF, from the coding sequence ATGAAAAAGCTTTTTTTAATCGCACTATTATGTATCAGTGCAAATTCATTTGCTCAATTGCTCCAATTCGGTCCTATCGTTTCTTCAAATATAACTTCAATTTCTACAAATGATTATAACTCTGATAGCTCAGGTAGCTCTATAGGTTTTGGTGGATTTGCAAGAGTAAATCTATTGATGCTTTATGGTCAAGCTGAATTTGGATACGCACAATCTAAATTTACCATATCTGAAACTGGAATTGTGGATACCGATTACAAATTATCTGGAACCGAAGCAACATTAATAGTAGGTTACAAGCTAGTTCCTTTAGGCAAACTTGGAAACATTAGAATATTTGGAGGTTATAACTGGAAAAATTACTCCAATATAGATAGAAGTAACAATTTAAACAACATCGACATTGTAAGAAACAACAATAGCTTCCTTGGTGGTGTTGGGGTTGATTTATGGAAATTCACACTTGATTATCGATACTTAGGTGGAATTACAGATATTGATGCCTCTAATTTAAAAGCCAAAACTGCTGTTTCAAATATTAGCTTAGGTTTTAAATTCTAA
- a CDS encoding DUF5700 domain-containing putative Zn-dependent protease produces the protein MKKLSLNFLLLIILVTITTKSNAQTFHMNALDAYWEMIEPLKKGDSLSQETWKKFLSLEPNEIYIKNQGFDKDYLERLRKSIEVVYMPQKAEILKKRVLAIEKDPSSSWLTYKVYVYKTHEKELKDFQQKLVSSDYLSQIYKNSFSWLPTYLQKKDDNVNIYLLGIENDAIAGSGTVIATLWNLYNADKIQTGALLGHEMHHVLRKPFHFKVEKQDEGLMYFLNVVLNEGSADMIDKPSNIANQNTLPYGLGLTDFLIPQADSIVKQANKNIEEMQKSNGELFKTEKDYRNLVKWSSGHNPGYFMADIIVRNGYRNQLLKNIQNPFEFIYLYNKAAHKDSKNPPAFTDESIKYIKMMEKKYWLTKSI, from the coding sequence ATGAAAAAGCTTTCCCTTAATTTTTTATTACTAATCATTCTAGTAACTATTACAACTAAAAGTAATGCTCAAACCTTTCACATGAATGCATTAGATGCCTATTGGGAAATGATTGAACCTCTAAAAAAAGGAGATTCTCTCTCACAGGAAACTTGGAAAAAATTCCTGAGCTTAGAACCCAATGAAATTTATATAAAGAATCAAGGTTTTGATAAAGATTATCTTGAAAGATTGAGAAAAAGCATCGAGGTAGTCTATATGCCTCAAAAAGCTGAAATATTAAAGAAAAGAGTTCTTGCCATTGAAAAAGACCCATCCTCAAGCTGGCTAACCTACAAGGTATATGTATACAAAACCCATGAAAAAGAACTAAAAGACTTCCAACAGAAATTAGTTTCATCTGATTACTTATCTCAAATTTATAAAAACAGTTTTAGCTGGCTTCCTACATACCTTCAGAAAAAAGACGACAATGTTAATATTTACTTACTCGGTATAGAAAATGACGCCATTGCAGGAAGCGGAACTGTAATTGCTACTTTATGGAATTTATATAACGCTGATAAAATTCAAACAGGAGCATTATTAGGTCATGAAATGCATCATGTTTTAAGAAAACCTTTTCATTTTAAAGTAGAGAAGCAAGATGAAGGTCTTATGTATTTCTTGAATGTTGTTCTAAACGAAGGTTCTGCAGACATGATTGATAAACCTTCCAATATCGCTAATCAAAACACCTTACCTTATGGTTTAGGATTAACAGATTTTTTAATTCCGCAAGCAGATAGTATCGTAAAGCAAGCCAACAAAAACATAGAGGAAATGCAAAAATCCAATGGAGAACTTTTTAAAACCGAAAAAGATTATAGAAATCTCGTAAAATGGTCAAGTGGACATAATCCGGGATACTTCATGGCTGACATTATTGTAAGAAATGGATACAGAAATCAGTTACTTAAAAATATTCAAAACCCTTTTGAATTCATATATCTTTATAATAAAGCAGCTCATAAAGACTCTAAAAACCCTCCTGCATTCACTGATGAGTCTATAAAATATATTAAGATGATGGAGAAAAAATATTGGCTAACAAAGTCGATCTGA
- a CDS encoding GNAT family N-acetyltransferase encodes MVIKEIPASATWEIRHKVMWPDMPFEFVQLKEDDLGIHFGAYDESKLVAIVSCFEVNGEMQFRKLATLTEEQGKGFATQLLEYILQQARNKGVKRIWCNARVSKKSFYEKFGLIDTEITFFKSGQEFTIMELHF; translated from the coding sequence ATGGTAATTAAGGAAATTCCAGCTTCGGCAACATGGGAAATTCGGCACAAAGTGATGTGGCCAGATATGCCTTTTGAATTTGTACAATTAAAAGAAGATGATTTAGGTATTCATTTTGGGGCGTATGATGAATCTAAACTTGTCGCTATTGTTTCTTGTTTCGAAGTTAATGGGGAAATGCAATTTAGAAAATTGGCGACTTTGACTGAAGAGCAAGGAAAAGGTTTTGCAACACAGCTTCTAGAATATATATTACAACAGGCTAGAAACAAGGGAGTAAAACGAATTTGGTGTAATGCTAGAGTAAGCAAAAAATCTTTTTATGAGAAATTTGGATTAATAGATACTGAGATTACTTTTTTTAAATCAGGGCAGGAGTTTACCATAATGGAGCTTCATTTTTAA
- a CDS encoding glycoside hydrolase family 10 protein — translation MHKNQHIILFFLFFIFLGWSGSAQEKSQYPKNEFRGVWIATVVNIDWPKSKVDNVEKQKADYLEILETYKRLNFNAVIVQIRSVGDAIYPTKLAPWSRYLTGKEGQEPKPYYDVLAWMIEQAHRRGFEFHAWMNPYRATFDLKKDSLSSNHDAIKHPEWMIEYGGKIYYDPALPEVQEHLTTIVEEVVENYDIDAIHFDDYFYPYTIPGKQFNDTASYKKYGSGLSLPDWRRANVSNFVQTISTTIKSCKPWVQFGISPFGVWRNKSKDPKGSDTQSTSNYDDLYADPILWMDQKWIDYIIPQLYWSMNNPRANYSKLVKWWSENSNNTTIYIGHSPYKIRADSDKSWNLATEIPNQVDFARGFKNVTGSAYFSAKLLINKNQDVVRLLAENQYKYPALPLAVPNLKKIVVDVPVVNEFAKDSVNYSFNVKYPLNTKVRYMVVYGAESEAKIDINDPSQIIDKLTVHEIDGSIYFVLSEKTMKRYKACAITFIDYYANESTPTIIDLKKGFKVNVAEITDENRK, via the coding sequence ATGCATAAAAATCAGCACATAATACTATTTTTTTTATTTTTTATTTTTTTAGGTTGGAGTGGAAGTGCTCAAGAAAAATCACAATATCCTAAAAACGAATTTAGAGGAGTTTGGATTGCTACCGTTGTTAATATTGACTGGCCGAAAAGTAAAGTAGATAATGTTGAAAAACAAAAAGCTGATTATCTTGAAATTTTAGAGACTTATAAGAGATTAAATTTTAATGCTGTAATTGTACAGATACGAAGTGTAGGTGACGCTATTTACCCTACAAAATTAGCTCCTTGGTCGCGTTATTTGACAGGGAAAGAGGGACAAGAACCAAAGCCATATTATGATGTTCTAGCTTGGATGATTGAACAAGCACATAGGAGAGGATTCGAGTTTCATGCTTGGATGAATCCATACAGAGCAACATTTGATTTGAAAAAAGATAGTTTGAGTTCTAATCACGATGCAATTAAACATCCAGAATGGATGATTGAATACGGTGGAAAAATATATTATGATCCTGCTTTGCCTGAAGTACAGGAACATTTAACAACAATTGTAGAAGAAGTTGTTGAGAATTATGATATTGATGCGATTCATTTTGATGATTATTTTTATCCTTACACCATACCAGGAAAACAATTTAACGATACAGCTTCTTATAAAAAATATGGTAGCGGTCTAAGTCTACCGGATTGGCGCAGGGCGAACGTGAGCAATTTTGTCCAAACTATCTCTACTACAATAAAAAGTTGTAAACCTTGGGTACAATTTGGGATTAGCCCTTTTGGAGTTTGGCGTAATAAATCCAAAGATCCAAAAGGTTCAGATACACAATCAACATCTAATTATGATGATTTATATGCTGATCCTATTTTGTGGATGGATCAGAAATGGATTGATTACATTATACCTCAACTGTATTGGAGTATGAATAATCCCAGAGCTAATTATTCGAAACTGGTAAAATGGTGGTCAGAAAACTCAAATAATACTACTATTTATATCGGACATAGTCCATATAAAATTAGAGCCGACAGTGATAAAAGCTGGAACTTGGCAACAGAAATTCCAAATCAGGTTGATTTTGCTAGAGGATTTAAGAACGTAACAGGAAGTGCTTATTTTAGTGCCAAATTACTAATTAATAAAAATCAAGATGTAGTACGTCTTTTGGCAGAAAACCAATATAAATATCCAGCGCTTCCATTAGCAGTTCCTAATCTTAAAAAGATAGTTGTTGATGTTCCTGTTGTAAATGAATTTGCAAAGGATAGTGTTAATTATTCGTTCAATGTTAAATATCCGTTGAATACCAAGGTACGTTATATGGTTGTTTATGGAGCAGAGAGTGAAGCTAAAATAGATATTAATGATCCTTCTCAGATTATTGATAAATTGACTGTTCACGAAATAGATGGTTCTATTTATTTTGTTCTTTCAGAAAAAACAATGAAAAGGTACAAAGCATGTGCAATCACTTTTATCGATTATTATGCAAACGAAAGTACTCCAACTATTATCGATTTAAAAAAAGGATTTAAAGTAAACGTAGCTGAAATTACAGATGAAAACAGAAAATAA
- the fumC gene encoding class II fumarate hydratase, which produces MKFRIEKDTMGEVQVPAEKYWGAQTERSRNNFKIGASASMPKEIVEGFAYLKKAAAYANHDLGVLPVEKRDAIAAVCDEILAGKLDDQFPLVIWQTGSGTQSNMNVNEVIANRAQVLKGFEIGEGEQFIKANDDVNKSQSSNDTFPTGMHIAAYKAVVEVTIPGVEKLRDTLHAKAVEYKNVVKIGRTHLMDATPLTLGQELSGYAAQLTYGLKALKNTLAHLSEVALGGTAVGTGLNTPEGYDVKVAGYIAEFTGHPFVTAENKFEALAAHDAIVESHGALKQLAVSLNKIANDVRMLASGPRSGIGEIIIPENEPGSSIMPGKVNPTQCEALTMVCAQVMGNDVAISVGGMQGHYELNVFKPVMAANFLQSARLLGDACISFDEHCAQGIEPNYKRIKELVDNSLMLVTALNTKIGYYKSAEIAQTAHKNGTTLKEEAVRLGYVTPEDFDAWVKPEDMVGSLK; this is translated from the coding sequence ATGAAATTTAGAATAGAAAAAGACACCATGGGAGAGGTGCAAGTTCCAGCAGAAAAATATTGGGGTGCACAAACAGAACGTTCTCGTAATAATTTTAAAATTGGAGCATCAGCATCAATGCCAAAAGAAATCGTTGAAGGATTTGCTTACTTAAAAAAAGCAGCTGCTTATGCGAATCATGATTTAGGTGTTTTACCAGTAGAAAAAAGAGATGCAATTGCTGCAGTTTGCGACGAAATATTAGCAGGTAAACTTGATGATCAATTCCCATTGGTAATCTGGCAGACAGGTTCAGGTACACAAAGTAACATGAACGTGAATGAAGTAATTGCTAATCGCGCACAAGTTCTTAAAGGATTTGAAATTGGAGAAGGAGAGCAATTCATCAAGGCTAATGATGATGTAAACAAATCACAATCATCAAATGATACATTCCCAACAGGAATGCACATTGCAGCTTACAAAGCAGTTGTAGAAGTTACAATTCCAGGAGTTGAAAAATTAAGAGATACACTTCACGCAAAAGCAGTAGAATATAAAAATGTTGTAAAAATTGGACGTACGCACCTTATGGATGCAACTCCACTTACTTTAGGACAGGAACTTTCAGGATATGCTGCACAATTAACATATGGCTTAAAAGCGCTTAAAAACACTTTGGCACACTTATCAGAAGTTGCTTTAGGAGGTACAGCAGTAGGTACAGGTTTAAACACACCAGAAGGATACGATGTAAAGGTTGCAGGATATATTGCAGAGTTTACAGGGCATCCATTTGTAACAGCTGAGAATAAATTTGAGGCACTTGCCGCTCACGATGCAATCGTTGAATCACATGGAGCATTAAAACAATTAGCAGTTTCATTAAACAAAATTGCAAATGATGTTCGTATGTTAGCTTCAGGGCCACGTTCAGGAATTGGTGAAATCATCATTCCAGAAAATGAGCCAGGTTCATCTATTATGCCAGGAAAAGTAAATCCAACACAATGTGAAGCATTAACAATGGTTTGTGCTCAGGTAATGGGTAACGATGTAGCAATTTCGGTAGGAGGAATGCAAGGACATTACGAATTGAACGTTTTCAAACCAGTAATGGCAGCAAACTTCTTGCAATCTGCACGTTTATTAGGAGATGCTTGTATCTCATTTGATGAGCATTGTGCACAAGGTATTGAGCCAAACTACAAACGTATTAAAGAATTAGTAGACAATTCATTAATGCTAGTAACAGCTTTAAATACTAAAATTGGTTATTACAAATCAGCAGAAATAGCTCAAACAGCACACAAAAACGGGACAACGCTAAAAGAAGAAGCAGTTCGTCTAGGGTATGTAACACCAGAAGATTTTGATGCTTGGGTAAAACCAGAAGATATGGTTGGAAGCTTAAAATAA
- a CDS encoding NAD(P)-dependent oxidoreductase, producing the protein MKFGIIKERKNPPDRRVVFAPNELARLKQLYHEATVAVESSDIRIFTDIQYKSLGITVTDDVSDCDVLFGVKEVPIENLISDKTYFFFSHTIKQQPYNRKLLQAILAKNIDLYDHETIVNSHNQRLIGFGKYAGIVGVYNGIRAFGIKFELFKLPKAETLSDKEALIAHLKRVTLPPLKFVVTGTGKVGTGAKEILDAIKIKEVTIDNYLTKNYTQAVYVQLDVLDYNKRKDGQLLDYTDFYEHPQEYVSDFEKFTKVTDVYFTGHFHANAAPVILTREMLQSKDCKIKVVADISCDVNGPIACTLRSSTIEEPLYGYFPGENKEVDVFHPAAIVVMAVDNLPCEIPKDASEGFGELFMEHVIPAFFNGDKDGILHRAKITEKGKLTPRFNYLQDYVDGK; encoded by the coding sequence ATGAAATTTGGAATTATAAAAGAAAGAAAAAACCCACCAGATAGAAGGGTTGTATTTGCTCCTAACGAACTGGCTCGATTGAAACAACTTTATCATGAAGCTACTGTAGCTGTAGAAAGTTCTGATATTCGAATTTTCACTGACATTCAATACAAAAGCTTAGGAATAACTGTTACCGATGATGTTTCGGATTGTGATGTATTATTTGGAGTAAAAGAAGTTCCTATCGAAAATTTAATTTCTGATAAGACCTATTTCTTCTTTTCGCATACTATAAAACAGCAACCATATAATCGTAAATTATTACAAGCTATTTTAGCAAAAAACATCGATTTATATGATCATGAAACTATTGTAAATTCTCATAACCAAAGACTAATCGGTTTTGGAAAATATGCTGGTATCGTTGGAGTATATAACGGTATTCGTGCATTCGGAATTAAATTTGAATTATTTAAATTGCCTAAAGCTGAAACTTTATCTGACAAAGAAGCTTTAATCGCACATTTAAAACGTGTTACTCTTCCTCCATTAAAATTTGTGGTTACTGGAACTGGAAAAGTAGGTACTGGTGCTAAAGAAATTCTTGATGCCATTAAAATAAAAGAGGTAACAATTGACAACTACCTAACTAAAAATTACACTCAAGCAGTTTATGTGCAACTTGATGTATTGGATTATAACAAACGTAAAGATGGTCAACTTTTAGATTATACCGATTTTTACGAACATCCTCAGGAATATGTTTCTGATTTTGAAAAATTCACTAAAGTAACTGATGTTTATTTTACAGGACATTTTCATGCTAATGCTGCACCTGTGATTTTGACTAGAGAAATGCTTCAATCTAAAGACTGCAAAATAAAAGTCGTTGCCGACATTTCATGTGATGTAAATGGCCCTATTGCCTGCACGCTTCGCTCATCGACAATCGAAGAACCTTTATATGGTTATTTTCCTGGAGAAAATAAAGAAGTAGATGTTTTTCATCCTGCTGCAATTGTAGTAATGGCTGTAGATAATTTGCCTTGCGAAATTCCTAAAGATGCCAGCGAAGGTTTTGGAGAACTTTTTATGGAACACGTAATTCCTGCCTTCTTTAATGGAGACAAAGACGGAATCTTACATAGAGCCAAAATAACAGAAAAAGGCAAGCTTACTCCTCGTTTTAACTACCTACAGGATTATGTGGACGGGAAATAA
- a CDS encoding MFS transporter — MKTENNKPWLWIPLLNFASGFPYIVIISVSVLMYKNLGITNEDIGLYTSLLYLPWVIKPLWSPFIDLHGTKRKWFLAMQFVISIAFLIVGLTIPLNNFFILTLAIFWVAAFASASNDIASDGFYLLVLPKEQQSFFLGIRSTFYRISMLAGNGLIVLLAGYLEHKYGDNRKAWSYTMIFVGLLMAFITAYNYFSTPKTEKTIVGTAKETADQSFASVFASFFRKKQIVLVLAFILLFRLGESQLMKMLTPFLVDPIRYELVESDSDESQAKALAVYNSKVTKGEKLSDAELQLLYSKLPISAEMANAKKPLLEVENKDSKEYKNLNKSRMNFVDQLVSNKGTQKVVLKGGMGLDTEDIGLIYGTFGLIALMLGGVLGGIAISRHGLTKWMLPMILTMHLPIIGFILLSYFHPSSIYYIYAVVIVEQFGYGFGFAAFMMYLIYVAEGESKTSHYAIATGFMAMGMMLPGMVSGYIQEYLGYGNFFIWVFLATIPGVILSRFLIFPKDFGKKIE, encoded by the coding sequence ATGAAAACAGAAAATAATAAACCTTGGTTATGGATTCCATTATTGAATTTCGCGTCAGGATTTCCTTATATAGTAATTATATCAGTTTCAGTACTGATGTACAAAAATCTAGGAATTACGAACGAAGACATTGGTCTCTATACTAGTTTATTATATCTGCCTTGGGTTATAAAGCCTTTGTGGAGCCCTTTTATCGATTTACACGGTACGAAGCGAAAATGGTTTCTGGCAATGCAATTTGTTATTTCAATTGCCTTTCTAATCGTTGGACTTACTATCCCACTCAATAATTTTTTCATATTAACATTAGCCATATTTTGGGTTGCTGCTTTTGCCTCAGCCTCTAATGATATTGCCAGTGATGGATTCTATTTGTTGGTTTTACCAAAAGAGCAACAATCTTTTTTCTTAGGGATTAGAAGTACATTTTACAGAATCTCAATGCTTGCTGGAAATGGATTAATAGTTTTGTTGGCAGGTTATCTAGAACATAAATATGGAGATAACCGCAAAGCATGGTCGTATACTATGATCTTTGTTGGTTTGCTAATGGCATTTATTACAGCTTATAATTATTTTTCTACACCAAAAACAGAAAAGACTATTGTAGGGACTGCTAAAGAAACTGCAGACCAAAGTTTTGCTTCAGTTTTTGCAAGTTTCTTTAGAAAGAAGCAAATCGTTTTAGTACTTGCTTTTATCTTGTTGTTTCGATTAGGAGAATCGCAATTAATGAAAATGCTAACTCCATTTTTAGTGGATCCGATTAGATATGAATTAGTTGAATCAGATTCTGATGAAAGTCAGGCAAAAGCTTTGGCTGTTTATAATTCAAAAGTTACCAAGGGAGAGAAATTATCAGATGCTGAGCTACAATTGCTTTATTCAAAATTGCCAATATCAGCAGAAATGGCAAATGCTAAAAAACCTTTGTTAGAGGTAGAAAATAAAGATTCAAAAGAATATAAAAACTTAAATAAATCAAGAATGAACTTTGTGGATCAACTGGTTTCAAATAAGGGAACTCAGAAAGTGGTTTTAAAAGGAGGGATGGGGCTTGATACAGAAGATATCGGATTGATTTATGGAACTTTTGGCTTAATTGCATTAATGCTTGGAGGAGTTCTAGGAGGAATTGCAATCTCAAGACATGGTCTTACCAAATGGATGCTTCCGATGATTTTAACAATGCACTTACCAATTATTGGATTTATCTTACTGTCCTATTTTCACCCCTCATCGATTTATTATATCTATGCAGTGGTTATTGTGGAGCAATTTGGCTATGGTTTTGGTTTTGCAGCTTTTATGATGTATTTAATTTATGTCGCTGAGGGAGAATCAAAAACGTCGCATTATGCTATTGCGACTGGATTTATGGCTATGGGAATGATGCTACCAGGAATGGTAAGTGGCTACATTCAAGAATATTTAGGATATGGAAATTTCTTTATTTGGGTATTTTTGGCAACAATTCCAGGAGTAATTCTTTCTCGATTTTTAATTTTTCCAAAAGATTTCGGTAAGAAGATAGAATAA
- a CDS encoding cold-shock protein: protein MKTGVVKFYNEAKGFGFITEEGTGQDVFVHASGLKEQISENDSVQFEIVDGKKGKNAVEVKVV, encoded by the coding sequence ATGAAAACAGGAGTAGTAAAATTTTACAATGAAGCAAAAGGATTTGGATTCATTACAGAAGAAGGTACAGGACAAGACGTATTTGTTCATGCATCAGGCTTAAAAGAGCAAATTAGTGAAAATGACTCTGTTCAATTTGAAATAGTTGACGGAAAGAAAGGCAAAAATGCAGTTGAAGTTAAAGTAGTTTAA
- a CDS encoding serine hydrolase domain-containing protein produces MNFIKKANIPQFLFLILVLSSCGKDKNTNATVAGTVEDTLPKMKPLLQEKKLPANYVAAIKSKVDYFYNKNWPNNTMNGSFLVARNGEIIYEKYEGYANKNEKTEIDMNTPLHIASVSKVLTATAVLKLVNAGKIDLDQKVNTILKTFPYPDITVRMLLNHRSGMRNYAYFTDKDKTIWDRHNQLTNQDILNIMATKDIGLEYKTDTRFTYCNTNYAMLALIIEKITGLTYKDAMTQMIFKPLGMTHTYVFDIDKDRKTAVPSYKGNNVEIGIDYLDAVYGDKNIYSTPRDLLKFDRARNAPDFLKPALLKQVYEGYSNERKGEKNYGLGIRMINWYSGQHFYFHNGWWHGNTSSYITLQKENVTIIALSNKFTRKTYAVRKLAPIFGDYPFVFKDIE; encoded by the coding sequence ATGAATTTCATTAAAAAAGCAAATATACCACAATTCCTTTTCCTTATTTTAGTTTTAAGCTCTTGTGGAAAAGATAAAAATACAAATGCAACTGTTGCCGGAACTGTAGAAGATACACTCCCTAAAATGAAGCCATTGCTTCAAGAAAAAAAACTTCCTGCAAATTATGTAGCAGCAATAAAAAGTAAAGTCGACTATTTTTATAATAAAAACTGGCCTAACAATACCATGAACGGAAGTTTTTTGGTAGCAAGAAACGGTGAGATTATCTATGAAAAATATGAAGGTTACGCAAATAAAAACGAAAAAACAGAAATAGACATGAATACGCCGTTGCACATTGCATCGGTTAGTAAAGTACTTACTGCAACAGCGGTTTTAAAATTGGTTAATGCTGGAAAAATTGATTTAGATCAAAAAGTAAATACAATTTTAAAAACATTTCCTTATCCAGATATTACAGTGAGAATGTTATTAAACCACAGAAGTGGTATGCGTAATTATGCTTATTTTACAGATAAAGACAAAACTATTTGGGACAGGCACAACCAATTAACAAACCAGGATATTTTAAATATCATGGCTACAAAAGATATTGGTTTGGAATATAAAACCGATACTCGTTTTACTTATTGTAATACTAACTATGCTATGTTGGCTCTAATTATTGAGAAAATTACAGGTCTTACTTATAAGGATGCGATGACTCAAATGATTTTTAAGCCATTGGGAATGACACATACATATGTTTTTGATATTGACAAAGACAGAAAAACGGCAGTTCCATCATATAAAGGGAATAATGTAGAAATTGGAATAGATTATCTAGATGCAGTTTATGGTGATAAGAACATTTATTCTACTCCTCGCGATTTATTAAAATTTGATAGAGCTAGAAATGCTCCTGATTTTTTAAAGCCAGCTTTATTGAAGCAAGTTTACGAAGGATATAGTAATGAACGCAAAGGAGAAAAGAACTACGGATTAGGTATCCGAATGATTAATTGGTATTCTGGTCAGCATTTTTATTTTCATAACGGTTGGTGGCATGGAAATACCTCATCGTATATAACACTTCAAAAAGAGAACGTTACTATTATAGCCTTGTCAAATAAATTTACTCGTAAGACATACGCAGTTCGTAAATTGGCACCAATTTTTGGAGATTATCCTTTTGTTTTTAAGGATATCGAATAA
- a CDS encoding dodecin family protein → MKILKVIEVLSSSKTSWEDATQKAVSKASESLKNIRSAYVQDQSVTVSDGKVTEFRVNLKITFELE, encoded by the coding sequence ATGAAAATATTAAAAGTAATCGAAGTTCTTTCTAGTTCAAAAACTAGTTGGGAAGATGCAACTCAAAAGGCAGTTAGCAAAGCATCTGAATCTTTAAAAAATATTCGCTCTGCGTACGTTCAAGATCAAAGCGTAACTGTCTCAGATGGGAAAGTCACTGAGTTTAGAGTAAATCTAAAAATAACATTTGAGCTCGAATAA